In Nonomuraea muscovyensis, one genomic interval encodes:
- the recR gene encoding recombination mediator RecR: MYEGVVQNLIDELGLLPGVGPKSAQRIAFHLLAADPVDVKRLAHALLEVKEKVRFCRVCGNVASEEECRICRDARRDTHVICVVEEPKDVVAIEKTREFRGTYHVLGGAISPIDGVGPDDLRIRELMTRLADGRVTELILATDPNLEGEATATYLARLVKPMGVKVTRLASGLPVGGDLEYADEVTLGRAFEGRRLLDV, from the coding sequence ATGTACGAGGGGGTCGTCCAGAACCTGATCGACGAGTTGGGCCTGCTGCCCGGCGTCGGTCCCAAGAGCGCGCAGCGGATCGCGTTCCACCTGCTGGCGGCCGATCCGGTCGACGTCAAGCGGCTGGCGCACGCGCTGCTCGAGGTCAAGGAGAAGGTGCGCTTCTGCCGGGTCTGCGGCAACGTGGCCTCCGAGGAGGAGTGCCGCATCTGCCGTGACGCGCGCCGCGACACCCACGTGATCTGCGTGGTCGAGGAGCCGAAGGACGTCGTCGCGATCGAGAAGACGCGCGAGTTCCGCGGCACCTACCACGTGCTGGGGGGCGCGATCAGCCCGATCGACGGCGTCGGGCCCGACGACCTGCGCATCCGTGAGCTCATGACGCGGCTGGCCGACGGCCGCGTCACCGAGCTCATCCTCGCCACCGACCCCAATCTGGAGGGGGAGGCGACGGCGACCTATCTCGCCCGGCTGGTCAAGCCGATGGGCGTCAAAGTGACACGATTGGCCAGCGGTCTGCCTGTGGGCGGTGACCTCGAGTACGCCGACGAGGTGACCTTGGGCCGCGCTTTCGAAGGACGGAGGCTGCTGGATGTCTGA
- a CDS encoding helix-turn-helix domain-containing protein produces MSYADLAAYSRLLRGAHETAVTGDACPDGPRRLIGASWRRSLDAGIDPATGAAPLAFSAAGLADARASHPLRPLVPLFVETLGRMAGEAAHIVVITDREGRVLWREGDRGTMRRADRVGLADGHAWAEDRMGTNGIGTALAMLRPVHVYSEEHLVHVLHVWSCSAAPIVDPDSGEVLGCLDVSGTASSLHPATVALVGATARLAEAQLTLRMHEHDEQLRRRYESLRSRPGILLSPTGRVLAGDPGGIAGERVPLPAPGGRMLLRDGRVAVLEPFADGYLLRSAPSAAPPTLRLALLGDGPPAAVLGERRLPLSLRHAEILALLALHPRGLSAEQLSFHLYGDDGNPVTIRAEIHRLRTQLRGTIGAKPYRLTSPLEADFLQVRRLLAAGEPASLARAYPGPLLPRSESPEIRRERDELEVQVRTCLLLRGSPDDLWTYAQTSSGRADVQVLERIAASLPSTDHRAAAAQARLFAG; encoded by the coding sequence ATGAGTTACGCCGATCTCGCCGCGTACTCCCGCCTCCTTCGCGGCGCCCACGAGACGGCCGTCACCGGTGACGCGTGCCCCGACGGGCCGCGCCGGCTGATCGGCGCCTCCTGGCGGCGTTCCCTGGACGCGGGCATCGACCCCGCGACCGGGGCCGCTCCCCTGGCGTTCAGCGCCGCCGGCCTGGCGGACGCCCGCGCCTCCCATCCGCTGCGGCCCCTGGTGCCGCTGTTCGTCGAGACCCTCGGGCGGATGGCCGGCGAGGCGGCGCACATCGTGGTGATCACCGACCGCGAGGGCCGCGTGCTGTGGCGCGAGGGCGACCGCGGCACGATGCGCCGCGCCGACCGGGTGGGGCTCGCCGACGGCCACGCCTGGGCCGAGGACCGCATGGGCACCAACGGCATCGGCACCGCCCTGGCGATGCTGCGGCCGGTCCACGTCTACTCCGAGGAGCACCTCGTCCACGTCCTGCACGTCTGGTCGTGCAGCGCCGCCCCGATCGTCGATCCCGACTCCGGCGAGGTGCTCGGCTGCCTCGACGTCAGCGGCACGGCGTCCAGCCTCCACCCGGCCACCGTGGCCCTGGTCGGCGCCACGGCCCGGCTCGCCGAGGCGCAGCTCACCCTGCGCATGCACGAGCACGACGAACAGCTGCGCCGCCGCTACGAGTCGCTGCGCTCGCGACCCGGCATCCTGCTCTCCCCCACCGGCCGCGTCCTCGCCGGCGACCCCGGGGGCATCGCGGGCGAGCGGGTGCCCCTCCCCGCGCCGGGCGGGCGCATGCTGCTGCGCGACGGCCGGGTGGCGGTGCTGGAGCCGTTCGCCGACGGCTACCTGCTGCGCTCCGCCCCCTCGGCCGCTCCTCCCACGCTCCGGCTCGCCCTCCTCGGCGACGGCCCGCCGGCGGCCGTCCTCGGCGAGCGCCGCCTGCCGCTCTCCCTCCGGCACGCCGAGATCCTCGCCCTCCTCGCCCTGCACCCGCGCGGCCTCAGTGCCGAGCAGCTCTCCTTCCACCTGTACGGCGACGACGGCAACCCCGTCACCATCCGGGCCGAGATCCACCGGCTGCGCACCCAGTTGCGCGGCACGATCGGCGCCAAGCCGTACCGGCTCACCTCGCCCCTCGAAGCCGACTTCCTCCAGGTGCGGCGGCTGCTGGCCGCCGGAGAGCCGGCGTCACTGGCTCGTGCCTACCCGGGGCCGCTGCTGCCGCGTTCGGAGTCGCCGGAGATCCGCCGCGAACGCGACGAGCTGGAGGTCCAGGTACGCACCTGCCTGCTGCTGCGCGGCTCCCCCGACGACCTGTGGACCTACGCGCAGACCTCCAGCGGGCGGGCCGACGTCCAGGTCCTCGAACGCATCGCCGCCTCCCTGCCCTCCACCGACCACCGCGCCGCCGCCGCCCAGGCCCGCCTCTTCGCCGGCTGA
- a CDS encoding AfsR/SARP family transcriptional regulator encodes MTLEIRFLGPWQVLAADEPVRFAGHRRIGVLARLALDAGQAVPTERILTDVWGDSSASTMAKQLHIVISKLRETLGPHTTEEIIQTVPGGYRLALQPDHIDAHLFTRLAKRARTAQAQGARDTADALFRTALQLWRGEPLAGLAAPWARIEATRLEQEHLTVLEDHADLRLAAGDHHALAVDLVAHVRAHPLRERPAAQLMLALHRAGRPSEALAVYQDTRRIMVSELGIEPGAELRRLHQAVLVKDPVLDLTTPAQQATLSESYIPAELPAGTNAFTARATEIQHLRTALGPADGLTHGPTITVIDGPGGIGKSALTVHVAHAMAERFTDGVIYLNLHGSTPGLDPLTPAQALRHLLRSLGLDGAAVPADPGEAAARYRSLTATCNLLVILDNARDVRQIRPLIPAGPDCRVLITSRDPLATLDNAGHLHLGTLNAADAAALLSRLAGPDRVRAEPQAAERIVHLCGGFPLALRIVGARLAARPDWALSDLEVRLADATRRLDVLEYADLAIRASIAVSHHRLREEPAGRDAADLLPLLGLLGLPTHTPAATAALTDWPHHRAEAALERLRDARLLESAGPDRYQFHDLVGLYARERAHQDLSEEERTAAERRALHHYLTTLWMASTMLASDSVLRCPVELPDISFEDLAEAERWVQGERDNLLAAAQQALVGPDPATAIGLAVGLHWPFCYQGWHTQLADIYAHAIEVADRIGAWEDKAQLRSFLGWVYRDQGSYDAAIAQLKTALADWDRAGLPRRKVGVLNNLGVINTIVGRLDEALGYLESALELNDDAERPGATATIRNNRVHVYYRQGRFDEAIAEARQLVELGPKVGPLADAGIAHGSLGDAYRHAGRLPEAMESYTTAVRLLRESGYRLKEAVSRWWFGTTLHDLERHGEARKQWEDSVRLLRDARLLTPREATETLAQAVPETPQPIKNML; translated from the coding sequence GTGACGCTGGAGATCAGATTCCTCGGCCCGTGGCAGGTCCTGGCCGCTGACGAACCGGTCCGGTTCGCCGGGCATCGACGAATCGGCGTGCTCGCCAGACTCGCCCTGGACGCCGGGCAGGCCGTACCCACCGAGCGGATCCTCACCGACGTATGGGGAGACAGCTCCGCGTCGACCATGGCCAAACAACTCCACATCGTGATCTCCAAACTCCGCGAAACCCTCGGACCCCACACCACCGAAGAGATCATCCAGACCGTGCCCGGCGGCTACCGGCTCGCGCTCCAGCCAGACCACATCGACGCCCACCTGTTCACCCGCCTGGCCAAACGCGCCCGCACCGCCCAGGCGCAGGGGGCCAGGGACACCGCGGACGCCCTGTTTCGCACCGCCCTTCAGCTGTGGCGAGGCGAACCACTGGCCGGACTGGCCGCCCCCTGGGCACGAATCGAAGCCACCCGCCTGGAACAAGAACACCTCACCGTCCTGGAAGACCACGCCGATCTCCGCCTCGCCGCCGGCGACCACCACGCGCTGGCCGTCGACCTGGTCGCACACGTGCGGGCCCACCCACTACGCGAACGCCCCGCCGCCCAACTCATGCTCGCCCTGCACCGCGCCGGCCGCCCGTCCGAAGCGCTCGCCGTCTACCAGGACACCCGCCGGATCATGGTCTCCGAACTCGGCATCGAACCCGGCGCCGAACTACGCCGCCTGCACCAGGCCGTCCTGGTCAAGGACCCCGTCCTCGACCTGACCACCCCGGCCCAACAGGCCACGCTCAGCGAGTCGTACATCCCGGCCGAACTGCCCGCCGGCACCAACGCCTTCACCGCCCGCGCCACCGAGATCCAACACCTGCGCACCGCGCTCGGCCCCGCCGACGGACTCACCCACGGACCCACCATCACCGTGATCGACGGACCCGGCGGCATCGGCAAATCCGCCCTGACCGTCCACGTCGCCCACGCCATGGCCGAACGATTCACCGACGGTGTCATCTACCTCAACCTGCACGGATCCACCCCCGGACTCGACCCGCTGACCCCAGCCCAAGCCCTGCGTCACCTGCTGCGCTCCCTCGGCCTGGACGGCGCCGCCGTCCCCGCCGACCCCGGCGAGGCCGCCGCCCGCTACCGCTCCCTGACCGCGACCTGCAACCTGCTGGTCATCCTGGACAACGCCCGCGACGTCCGCCAGATCCGCCCGCTCATCCCCGCCGGCCCCGACTGCCGGGTCCTGATCACCAGCCGGGACCCGCTGGCCACCCTGGACAACGCCGGCCACCTCCACCTGGGCACCCTGAACGCCGCCGACGCCGCCGCGCTACTGTCCCGCCTGGCCGGACCCGACCGGGTACGCGCCGAACCGCAGGCGGCCGAGCGGATCGTCCACCTGTGCGGCGGTTTCCCCCTCGCCCTGCGGATCGTCGGCGCCCGCCTGGCGGCCCGCCCCGACTGGGCCCTGTCCGACCTGGAAGTACGGCTGGCCGACGCCACCCGACGCCTGGACGTGCTGGAGTACGCCGACCTGGCCATTCGCGCCAGCATCGCGGTCAGCCACCACCGCCTCCGAGAAGAACCCGCCGGCCGCGACGCCGCCGACCTGCTGCCCCTGCTGGGCCTGCTCGGCCTGCCCACCCACACCCCCGCCGCCACCGCCGCCCTGACCGACTGGCCCCACCACCGCGCCGAAGCCGCCCTGGAACGCCTGCGGGACGCTCGTCTCCTCGAGTCCGCCGGGCCCGACCGCTACCAGTTCCACGACCTGGTCGGCCTCTATGCCCGCGAACGCGCACACCAGGACCTGTCGGAGGAGGAACGCACCGCCGCCGAACGGCGCGCGCTCCACCACTACCTGACCACCCTCTGGATGGCGAGCACCATGCTCGCCAGCGATTCCGTACTGCGATGCCCCGTCGAGTTGCCCGACATCTCCTTCGAGGACCTGGCGGAGGCGGAACGATGGGTCCAGGGCGAGCGGGACAACCTGCTCGCCGCCGCGCAGCAGGCGTTGGTCGGCCCCGACCCGGCGACCGCCATCGGCCTGGCCGTCGGACTCCACTGGCCCTTCTGCTACCAGGGCTGGCACACGCAACTGGCCGACATCTACGCGCACGCCATCGAGGTGGCCGATCGCATCGGGGCATGGGAGGACAAGGCCCAGCTCCGCAGCTTTCTCGGCTGGGTCTACCGAGACCAGGGCAGCTACGACGCCGCGATCGCGCAACTGAAGACAGCTCTCGCCGACTGGGACCGTGCCGGCCTGCCTCGGCGCAAGGTCGGGGTGCTCAACAACCTCGGCGTCATCAACACGATCGTGGGCCGTCTCGACGAGGCACTCGGCTACCTGGAGTCCGCGTTGGAGCTCAACGACGACGCCGAACGCCCTGGGGCCACGGCCACGATCCGCAACAACCGGGTGCACGTCTACTACCGTCAGGGGCGCTTCGACGAGGCGATCGCGGAAGCACGCCAGTTGGTGGAGCTGGGGCCGAAGGTGGGCCCGCTCGCCGATGCGGGCATTGCACACGGTTCGCTGGGCGACGCCTACCGTCATGCCGGTCGGCTGCCCGAGGCGATGGAAAGCTACACGACGGCCGTGCGGCTGCTCCGCGAGTCGGGATACCGCCTGAAGGAAGCCGTGTCACGCTGGTGGTTCGGCACCACGCTGCACGACCTCGAACGGCACGGCGAAGCACGCAAACAGTGGGAGGACTCCGTCCGCCTCCTGCGCGACGCCCGCCTGCTCACGCCCCGGGAGGCGACCGAGACCCTCGCCCAGGCCGTGCCGGAAACACCCCAGCCGATCAAGAACATGCTCTGA
- a CDS encoding DNA polymerase III subunit gamma and tau: MSLALYRKYRPGTFAEVKGQEHVTDPLRQALRTRRINHAYLFSGPRGCGKTSSARILARSLNCEKGPTPDPCGECESCVALAPTGPGHLDVIEIDAASHGGVDDARDLRERAFFAPVAARYKIYIIDEAHMVTREGFNALLKLVEEPPPHLKFIFATTEPEKVIGTIKSRTHHYPFRLMPPATLRALLEEILTSESVPFEPNALPLVVRAGAGSARDSLSILDQLLAGADDDGITYAKAVSLLGYTDGDLLDEVVAAFAARDGARVFHTVNRVIEGGHDPRRFASDLLERFRDLVILANVPEAASSGLLDRPADELERLVAQAASMGPAELTRAAEVFNAGLTEMRGATSPRLLLELMCARVLLPGAAQGEEALLARLERLERGGTLAAMAARASGSGPAGGPPPAPAHQPSAPVHQPSAQSSQPGAVPQPSGAQAGSGSQAGAPVAGDGEASAPVDGASAGPASGDSGGQDDWPEPARPGAPAQGGAPARSGHGQGGAAGQQGHGQGGSAAHPAPGHSHAGSGGGAGAIQQQWPAVLAALKQRSIVVWANVSTNAQVVGVEGNLVTLGFAQVGAMKNFTGGGKDAVVATALGDVLGGTWRVEAVVGGSPVPQGGRGSHAGPPPGPARPAQPQPPAPQRPPAAPAPPAPAPPAPAQQASGAQVSGPHGSGPHGSSAGETGGQEPGRPGGAADRGRQTTDESWPDAPDDFAPGSPPTSDHTTGALGRGAVPSGSGGGTPGAAPAAGTPGAVAGAAGAGVAAAGGVAAGAASSAVAAARSAAKAAAQAGPRAPAPRQGGSAGWPDAVPGRRRVPDSDEVDPLNDANADVDELSGMALLQRELGAQVIGEIDHT, from the coding sequence ATGAGCCTTGCGCTTTACCGCAAATACCGCCCTGGGACCTTCGCGGAGGTCAAGGGTCAGGAGCACGTCACCGACCCGTTGCGGCAGGCGTTGCGTACGAGGCGCATCAACCACGCCTACCTCTTCAGCGGCCCGCGCGGCTGCGGCAAGACCTCCAGCGCCCGGATCCTGGCGCGCTCGCTCAACTGCGAGAAGGGCCCGACGCCCGACCCGTGCGGCGAGTGCGAGTCGTGTGTCGCGCTGGCTCCCACCGGTCCCGGTCACCTCGACGTCATCGAGATCGACGCGGCCTCGCACGGTGGTGTGGACGACGCGCGCGACCTGCGCGAGCGGGCCTTCTTCGCCCCGGTCGCCGCCCGCTACAAGATCTACATCATCGACGAGGCGCACATGGTGACCCGCGAGGGTTTCAACGCGCTGCTCAAGCTCGTCGAGGAGCCCCCGCCACACCTGAAGTTCATCTTCGCGACGACCGAGCCCGAGAAGGTCATCGGCACCATCAAGTCGCGCACCCACCACTACCCGTTCCGGCTGATGCCGCCGGCGACGCTGCGAGCGCTGCTGGAGGAGATCCTCACCTCCGAGAGCGTTCCGTTCGAGCCGAACGCCCTTCCGCTCGTCGTCCGCGCCGGCGCCGGGTCGGCCCGAGACTCGCTGTCCATCCTCGACCAGCTCCTCGCGGGCGCCGACGACGACGGCATCACCTACGCCAAGGCCGTCTCGCTGCTCGGCTACACCGACGGCGACCTGCTCGACGAGGTGGTCGCCGCGTTCGCCGCCCGCGACGGCGCCCGGGTCTTCCACACGGTCAACCGGGTGATCGAGGGCGGTCACGACCCGCGCCGGTTCGCCTCCGACCTGCTGGAGCGCTTCCGTGACCTGGTGATCCTGGCCAACGTGCCGGAGGCGGCCTCCAGCGGGCTGCTCGACCGGCCGGCCGACGAGCTGGAGCGCCTGGTGGCGCAGGCCGCCTCGATGGGCCCGGCCGAGCTGACCAGGGCCGCCGAGGTCTTCAACGCGGGGCTCACCGAGATGCGCGGCGCCACGTCCCCACGGCTGCTGCTGGAGCTGATGTGCGCGCGTGTGTTGCTTCCGGGGGCGGCGCAGGGGGAGGAGGCGCTGCTGGCCCGGCTCGAACGGCTGGAACGCGGCGGCACCCTCGCGGCGATGGCCGCCCGCGCCTCGGGCTCCGGGCCCGCCGGTGGCCCGCCTCCGGCACCCGCCCACCAGCCGTCGGCGCCCGTCCATCAGCCGTCGGCCCAGTCCTCGCAGCCTGGGGCCGTTCCGCAGCCGTCCGGGGCTCAGGCCGGGAGCGGCTCCCAGGCGGGAGCGCCGGTCGCAGGAGACGGGGAGGCGTCCGCGCCGGTCGACGGCGCGTCCGCGGGGCCGGCCTCGGGTGACTCCGGCGGGCAGGACGACTGGCCCGAGCCGGCACGACCGGGCGCGCCCGCACAGGGCGGGGCGCCGGCCCGGTCCGGTCACGGGCAGGGCGGGGCGGCGGGGCAGCAGGGTCACGGGCAGGGCGGGTCTGCCGCTCATCCCGCCCCCGGTCACAGCCACGCCGGGTCCGGTGGGGGCGCGGGGGCGATCCAGCAGCAGTGGCCGGCCGTGCTCGCCGCGCTCAAGCAGCGCAGCATCGTCGTCTGGGCCAACGTCAGCACCAACGCCCAGGTCGTGGGCGTCGAAGGCAACCTGGTGACGCTCGGGTTCGCCCAGGTCGGCGCGATGAAGAACTTCACGGGCGGCGGCAAGGACGCCGTGGTGGCCACCGCGCTGGGTGACGTGCTGGGCGGCACCTGGCGGGTGGAGGCCGTGGTCGGCGGCTCGCCCGTTCCCCAGGGTGGCCGGGGTTCGCACGCGGGCCCGCCTCCGGGTCCTGCCCGGCCCGCCCAGCCGCAGCCGCCGGCACCCCAGCGGCCGCCCGCCGCCCCGGCACCACCCGCCCCGGCACCACCCGCGCCGGCACAGCAGGCGTCAGGGGCGCAGGTCTCGGGGCCGCACGGGTCAGGGCCGCACGGGTCGTCGGCCGGTGAGACCGGCGGGCAGGAGCCGGGCCGGCCCGGCGGGGCGGCGGACCGGGGCAGGCAGACCACCGACGAGTCGTGGCCTGACGCTCCCGACGACTTCGCCCCGGGTTCGCCGCCCACGTCTGACCACACCACGGGCGCCCTCGGCCGAGGCGCGGTCCCGTCCGGCTCGGGCGGCGGCACGCCCGGTGCCGCCCCGGCTGCCGGGACGCCCGGCGCGGTCGCGGGTGCCGCCGGCGCCGGCGTGGCCGCTGCGGGCGGGGTGGCCGCGGGTGCGGCGAGTTCGGCCGTGGCCGCGGCGCGGTCGGCCGCGAAGGCGGCGGCCCAGGCCGGTCCGCGGGCCCCGGCTCCGCGTCAGGGCGGCTCCGCCGGCTGGCCGGACGCCGTGCCCGGCCGTCGCCGGGTCCCCGACTCCGACGAGGTCGACCCGCTGAACGACGCCAACGCCGACGTGGACGAGCTGTCCGGCATGGCGCTCCTGCAACGGGAGCTGGGCGCCCAGGTGATCGGCGAGATAGACCACACCTGA
- a CDS encoding DUF5063 domain-containing protein, with protein MSDQWTALAEEIAGHAQNYLDGLTRVAGGEGGDAIWSLLLVEVAQVSLAGAKLGANEDVILSGNYEPPLSEDPDIDGVRTALAERLEAVDDYAEVFDPYKDTGVTPYRLSDDLTAVAADLIHGLRHFQAGRPHEALWWWQYSYFNTWGNHAGAAMRALQALVAHSRLDVAEETTTV; from the coding sequence ATGTCTGACCAGTGGACCGCGCTGGCAGAAGAGATCGCCGGACACGCGCAGAACTATCTCGACGGACTGACCAGGGTGGCGGGCGGCGAGGGCGGTGACGCCATCTGGTCGCTGCTGCTGGTGGAGGTCGCGCAGGTGAGCCTCGCGGGGGCCAAGCTGGGCGCCAACGAGGACGTGATCCTGTCGGGCAACTACGAGCCGCCGCTGAGCGAGGACCCCGACATCGACGGCGTGCGCACCGCGCTGGCCGAGCGGCTGGAGGCGGTCGACGACTACGCCGAGGTGTTCGACCCGTACAAGGACACGGGCGTCACGCCGTACCGGCTGTCCGACGACCTGACCGCGGTGGCCGCCGACCTCATCCACGGGCTGCGCCACTTCCAGGCCGGGAGGCCGCACGAGGCGCTGTGGTGGTGGCAGTACTCCTACTTCAACACCTGGGGCAACCACGCGGGCGCGGCGATGCGGGCGCTGCAGGCGCTTGTGGCGCACTCGCGGCTGGACGTCGCGGAGGAGACCACCACGGTGTGA
- a CDS encoding YbaB/EbfC family nucleoid-associated protein, producing MNPGDVNLQQLLEQAQLMQQQLVSAQQELNDAQIEGSAGGGLVTAVVNGSGELLELKIDPSVIDAADPQDTADTIADLVIAAVRDAVRAAADLQQEKLGPLAQGLGGGGLGQLPGF from the coding sequence GTGAACCCAGGGGATGTCAACCTGCAGCAGCTGCTGGAGCAGGCCCAGCTCATGCAGCAGCAGCTTGTGAGCGCCCAGCAGGAGCTCAACGACGCGCAGATCGAGGGCTCGGCCGGTGGCGGCCTGGTCACGGCCGTCGTCAACGGCTCGGGCGAGCTGCTCGAGCTCAAGATCGACCCGAGCGTGATCGATGCCGCCGACCCGCAGGACACGGCCGACACGATCGCCGACCTGGTGATCGCGGCGGTTCGTGACGCCGTGCGGGCGGCGGCCGACCTGCAGCAGGAGAAGCTCGGCCCGCTGGCCCAGGGGCTGGGCGGCGGCGGTCTCGGCCAGCTGCCAGGGTTCTAG